The Streptomyces pactum genome contains a region encoding:
- a CDS encoding DEAD/DEAH box helicase has protein sequence MSIISTDHVVVPENADTPEFTETIEETGAEAVQAAPEITFAELGLPEGIVRKLAQNGVTAPFPIQAATIPDALAGKDILGRGRTGSGKTLSFGLPALATLAGGRTEKHKPRAVILTPTRELAMQVADALQPYGDVLGLKMKVVCGGTSMGNQIYALERGVDVLVATPGRLRDIIKRGACSLENVQIAVLDEADQMSDLGFMPEVTELLDQVPAGGQRMLFSATMENEIKTLVDRYLNNPVSHEVDAAQGAVTTMSHHILVVKPKDKAPVTAAIASRKGRTIIFVRTQLGADRVAEQLRDSGVKADALHGGMTQGARTRTLADFKDGYVNVLVATDVAARGIHVDGIDLVLNVDPAGDHKDYLHRAGRTARAGRTGTVVSLSLPHQRRQIFRLMEDAGVDATRHIIQGGAAFEPEVAEITGARSMTEVQAESAGNAAQQAEREVAQLNKELERAQRRATELREEADRLVARVARERGEDPEAVLAEVAATASEAQVEVSLPEQPGARDVEKAERTGGNGRDRFADRGERSYDRDRGGRSFDRRDDRGGDRGGFRRDDRGDRGGDRGGRSFDRRDDRGGRSFDRRDDRGGDRGGFRRDDRGDRGGDRGGRSFDRRDDRGGRSFDRRDDRGGDRGGFRRDDRGDRGGDRGGRSFDRRDDRGGDRGGFRRDDRGDRGGHRGSDRPFNRDRQGDRPGSDRPFNRDRQGDRPGFRSGGHDRPYGRRDDHRGSSFGRRDDKPRWKRNG, from the coding sequence ATGTCCATCATCAGTACCGATCACGTCGTCGTGCCCGAGAACGCCGACACCCCCGAATTCACCGAGACGATCGAGGAGACCGGGGCCGAGGCCGTCCAGGCCGCTCCCGAGATCACCTTCGCCGAGCTCGGCCTGCCCGAGGGCATCGTGCGCAAGCTCGCGCAGAACGGCGTGACCGCCCCCTTCCCGATCCAGGCCGCGACCATCCCGGACGCCCTGGCCGGCAAGGACATCCTCGGCCGGGGCCGCACCGGCTCCGGCAAGACCCTCTCCTTCGGTCTGCCGGCCCTGGCCACGCTGGCCGGCGGCCGCACCGAGAAGCACAAGCCGCGGGCCGTCATCCTGACGCCGACGCGTGAGCTGGCCATGCAGGTGGCCGACGCGCTCCAGCCGTACGGGGACGTCCTCGGGCTGAAGATGAAGGTCGTGTGCGGCGGCACCTCCATGGGCAACCAGATCTACGCCCTGGAACGCGGCGTCGACGTCCTGGTCGCCACCCCGGGCCGGCTGCGCGACATCATCAAGCGCGGCGCCTGCTCCCTGGAGAACGTGCAGATCGCCGTCCTCGACGAGGCCGACCAGATGTCCGACCTGGGCTTCATGCCCGAGGTCACCGAGCTCCTCGACCAGGTGCCGGCGGGCGGTCAGCGGATGCTGTTCTCCGCGACCATGGAGAACGAGATCAAGACCCTCGTCGACCGGTACCTGAACAACCCGGTCAGCCACGAGGTCGACGCCGCCCAGGGCGCCGTGACGACCATGTCGCACCACATCCTGGTCGTGAAGCCCAAGGACAAGGCGCCGGTCACCGCGGCCATCGCCTCCCGCAAGGGCCGCACCATCATCTTCGTCCGCACCCAGCTCGGTGCCGACCGCGTCGCCGAGCAGCTACGCGACTCCGGCGTGAAGGCCGACGCGCTGCACGGCGGCATGACCCAGGGCGCGCGCACCCGCACCCTGGCCGACTTCAAGGACGGGTACGTCAACGTCCTGGTCGCCACCGACGTCGCCGCGCGCGGCATCCACGTCGACGGCATCGACCTGGTCCTGAACGTCGACCCGGCCGGTGACCACAAGGACTACCTGCACCGCGCCGGCCGTACGGCGCGCGCCGGCCGTACTGGCACCGTCGTCTCCCTCTCCCTGCCGCACCAGCGGCGCCAGATCTTCCGGCTGATGGAGGACGCGGGCGTCGACGCCACGCGCCACATCATCCAGGGCGGCGCGGCCTTCGAGCCGGAGGTCGCCGAGATCACCGGTGCCCGGTCGATGACCGAGGTCCAGGCCGAGTCCGCGGGCAACGCGGCGCAGCAGGCCGAGCGCGAGGTCGCCCAGCTCAACAAGGAGCTGGAGCGGGCCCAGCGGCGCGCGACCGAGCTGCGCGAGGAGGCGGACCGGCTGGTCGCCAGGGTCGCGCGGGAGCGCGGTGAGGACCCGGAGGCGGTGCTGGCCGAGGTGGCCGCCACCGCGTCCGAGGCGCAGGTCGAGGTCTCGCTGCCCGAGCAGCCGGGCGCGCGGGACGTGGAGAAGGCCGAGCGGACCGGCGGCAACGGCCGGGACCGCTTCGCCGACCGCGGCGAGCGTTCCTACGACCGTGACCGTGGTGGTCGTTCCTTCGACCGTCGTGACGACCGCGGTGGTGACCGTGGTGGCTTCCGTCGTGACGACCGGGGTGACCGTGGCGGCGACCGTGGCGGACGTTCGTTCGACCGTCGTGACGACCGTGGTGGTCGTTCCTTCGACCGTCGTGACGACCGCGGTGGTGACCGTGGTGGCTTCCGTCGTGACGACCGGGGTGACCGTGGCGGCGACCGCGGCGGACGTTCGTTCGACCGTCGTGACGACCGTGGTGGTCGTTCCTTCGACCGTCGTGACGACCGCGGCGGTGACCGTGGTGGCTTCCGTCGTGACGACCGGGGTGACCGTGGCGGCGACCGTGGCGGACGTTCCTTCGACCGTCGTGACGACCGCGGCGGTGACCGTGGTGGCTTCCGCCGTGACGACCGCGGTGACCGCGGTGGGCACCGCGGCAGCGACCGTCCGTTCAACCGTGACCGTCAGGGCGACCGCCCCGGCAGCGACCGTCCGTTCAACCGTGACCGTCAGGGTGACCGCCCCGGCTTCCGTTCCGGCGGCCACGACCGTCCGTACGGCCGCCGCGACGACCACCGTGGCTCCTCCTTCGGCCGCCGTGACGACAAGCCGCGCTGGAAGCGCAACGGCTGA
- a CDS encoding amino acid permease: MTDDAKASGLSDEERLAQLGYTQVLARRMSAFSNYAVSFTIISVLSGCLTLYLFGMNTGGPAVITWGWVAVGLMTLFVGLAMAEICSAYPTSAGLYFWAHRLAPPRTAAAWAWFTGWFNVLGQVAVTAGIDFGAASFLGAYLNLQFGFEVTPGRTILLFAAILVLHGLLNTFGVRIVGLLNSVSVWWHVIGVAVIVGALTFAPDDHRSASFVFGEFVNNTGWGSGVYVVLIGLLMAQYTFTGYDASAHMTEETHDASTAGPKGIVRSIWTSWIAGFVLLLGFTFAIQSYEGALTSPTGAPPAQILLDALGATAGKLLLLVVIGAQLFCGMASVTANSRMIYAFSRDGALPYSHIWHTVHARTRTPVAAVWLAALAALLLGLPYLINVTAYAAVTSIAVIGLYIAYVIPTLLRVRKGAAFERGPWHLGRWSRAVGVVAVTWVGVITVLFMLPQVSPVTWETFNYAPIAVLVVLGFAATWWLASARHWFLNPDHERNRARATARAEAPEPVDP; the protein is encoded by the coding sequence ATGACAGATGACGCCAAGGCGAGTGGGCTCTCGGACGAGGAACGGCTGGCCCAGCTCGGCTACACCCAGGTTCTGGCCCGCCGCATGTCGGCGTTCTCCAACTACGCGGTCTCCTTCACCATCATCTCGGTCCTCTCCGGCTGCCTGACCCTCTACCTGTTCGGCATGAACACGGGCGGTCCCGCCGTCATCACGTGGGGCTGGGTCGCCGTCGGCCTGATGACCCTCTTCGTCGGCCTGGCGATGGCCGAGATCTGCTCGGCGTATCCGACGTCGGCGGGCCTGTACTTCTGGGCGCACCGCCTGGCACCGCCCCGTACGGCGGCGGCCTGGGCCTGGTTCACGGGCTGGTTCAACGTGCTGGGCCAGGTCGCGGTGACCGCCGGCATCGACTTCGGCGCCGCGTCCTTCCTCGGCGCCTACCTGAACCTCCAGTTCGGCTTCGAGGTCACACCCGGCCGCACGATCCTCCTCTTCGCGGCCATCCTCGTCCTCCACGGCCTCCTCAACACCTTCGGCGTCCGCATCGTCGGCCTCCTGAACAGCGTCAGCGTCTGGTGGCACGTCATCGGCGTCGCGGTCATCGTCGGCGCGCTGACCTTCGCGCCCGACGACCACCGGTCGGCGTCCTTCGTGTTCGGCGAGTTCGTCAACAACACCGGCTGGGGCAGCGGCGTCTACGTCGTCCTCATCGGCCTGCTGATGGCCCAGTACACCTTCACCGGCTACGACGCCTCCGCCCACATGACGGAGGAGACGCACGACGCGTCCACGGCCGGCCCGAAGGGCATCGTCCGCTCCATCTGGACCTCCTGGATCGCCGGCTTCGTCCTCCTCCTCGGCTTCACCTTCGCCATCCAGTCCTACGAGGGCGCCCTCACCTCCCCGACCGGCGCGCCGCCGGCCCAGATCCTGCTCGACGCGCTGGGGGCGACCGCGGGCAAGCTGCTCCTGCTCGTCGTCATCGGGGCCCAGCTCTTCTGCGGAATGGCGTCGGTGACGGCCAACAGCCGCATGATCTACGCCTTCTCCCGCGACGGCGCGCTGCCCTACTCCCACATCTGGCACACGGTGCACGCGCGCACCCGCACGCCGGTCGCGGCGGTCTGGCTGGCGGCACTGGCCGCGCTGCTCCTCGGCCTGCCCTACCTGATCAACGTCACGGCGTACGCGGCGGTGACCTCCATCGCCGTCATCGGCCTCTACATCGCGTACGTCATCCCGACCCTGCTGCGCGTCCGCAAGGGCGCCGCCTTCGAACGGGGGCCGTGGCATCTGGGCCGCTGGTCGCGGGCGGTGGGCGTGGTGGCGGTGACGTGGGTCGGCGTCATCACGGTCCTGTTCATGCTGCCGCAGGTCTCCCCGGTCACCTGGGAGACCTTCAACTACGCGCCGATCGCCGTCCTGGTCGTCCTCGGCTTCGCCGCGACCTGGTGGCTAGCCTCGGCCCGCCACTGGTTCCTCAACCCCGACCACGAACGCAACCGGGCCCGCGCGACGGCCCGCGCCGAGGCCCCCGAGCCGGTCGATCCGTAG
- a CDS encoding site-specific integrase, whose protein sequence is MKGSTHRRCYCRDPHTGKPLGKKCPKLSSRKHGSYSIRQELPPREDGTRRSFNRAGYDSLKTAQADLDHVRALLALADKDDPDSLQRLVALLEEVAAEKAPLPAIEETRRRLRAGLALRGSLTVGEWLDQWFAAKKRRKTTLNGYASHIRVHLKPRIGHVRLDRLNVGHLVEMFDGIADDNEVIAAENEARREQIARCKPSKPGRPVGAERKLLAAERARLAEMKPFRKITGPASRQAIRRTLRAALNSAIAQQLITFNPASHVELESGKRPKPLLWTDKRVRRWRETGEIPGPVMVWTPQQFGAFLDAAEGDRLYAIFHLMGTRGLRRGEAVGQDWHEIDLDAGLITPAKEIVVDGWDPYESEPKTDGSANTIALDSTTISELREHKARQEKERAKWDTAWQDTGKVFTKEDGSWLHPETVSETFRRILATTDLPPITLRDLRHVAATLTHGGGGDIHAVKETLRHSTITLTSDTYTSLLPELDREIAEKAAKLIPRSRQAAAEPSAQTAADPQAKPTSAHASLTQWLENESAPESTEADPDAA, encoded by the coding sequence TTGAAGGGTTCCACCCACCGCCGCTGCTACTGCCGCGACCCCCACACCGGCAAGCCGCTCGGCAAGAAGTGCCCGAAACTCTCCAGCCGCAAGCACGGCTCGTACTCCATACGCCAGGAACTCCCACCCCGCGAAGACGGCACCCGCCGCTCCTTCAACCGCGCCGGCTACGACTCCCTGAAGACGGCTCAGGCCGACCTCGACCACGTCCGCGCTCTTCTCGCCCTGGCGGACAAGGATGACCCCGACAGCCTCCAGCGCCTCGTCGCCCTGCTGGAGGAGGTCGCCGCAGAGAAGGCCCCGCTGCCCGCCATCGAGGAGACCCGACGCCGCCTCAGGGCGGGCCTGGCCCTCCGTGGCAGTCTCACCGTCGGCGAGTGGCTCGACCAGTGGTTCGCCGCGAAGAAGCGCCGCAAGACCACGCTCAACGGCTACGCCTCCCACATCCGCGTCCACCTGAAGCCGCGCATCGGGCACGTACGCCTCGACCGCCTCAACGTCGGCCACCTGGTGGAGATGTTCGACGGGATTGCCGACGACAACGAGGTCATCGCGGCCGAGAACGAAGCCCGCCGCGAGCAGATCGCCCGCTGCAAGCCGAGCAAGCCCGGACGACCCGTGGGAGCCGAGCGGAAGCTGCTCGCGGCCGAACGGGCCAGGCTGGCGGAGATGAAGCCGTTCCGGAAGATCACCGGCCCGGCATCCCGGCAGGCGATCCGCCGCACCCTGCGCGCGGCCCTGAACTCAGCGATCGCCCAGCAGCTCATCACCTTCAACCCGGCGTCCCACGTCGAATTGGAGTCCGGCAAGCGCCCGAAGCCACTTCTCTGGACCGATAAGCGAGTCCGACGCTGGCGCGAGACGGGCGAGATCCCCGGCCCGGTGATGGTCTGGACGCCCCAGCAGTTCGGCGCCTTCCTCGACGCGGCCGAGGGCGACCGCCTGTACGCGATCTTCCACCTCATGGGCACCCGCGGCCTCCGGCGCGGTGAGGCGGTCGGCCAGGACTGGCACGAGATCGACCTCGACGCCGGCCTCATCACGCCCGCCAAGGAGATCGTGGTGGACGGCTGGGACCCCTACGAGTCCGAGCCCAAGACGGACGGCAGCGCGAACACGATCGCGCTCGACAGCACGACCATCTCCGAACTGCGCGAGCACAAAGCCCGCCAGGAGAAGGAGCGCGCCAAGTGGGACACCGCCTGGCAGGACACCGGCAAGGTGTTCACCAAAGAGGACGGCTCCTGGCTCCACCCCGAGACGGTCTCCGAGACCTTCCGCCGCATCCTCGCCACGACCGACCTGCCGCCCATCACCCTCCGGGACCTACGCCACGTCGCCGCGACGCTCACGCACGGAGGCGGCGGCGACATCCACGCAGTGAAGGAGACGCTGCGGCACTCCACCATCACGCTGACCTCGGACACGTACACGAGCCTGCTCCCTGAGCTGGACCGCGAAATCGCCGAGAAGGCAGCGAAGCTGATCCCCCGGTCCCGCCAGGCGGCTGCCGAACCGTCCGCCCAAACGGCAGCCGATCCGCAGGCCAAGCCCACATCCGCTCACGCATCGCTCACGCAATGGCTCGAAAACGAGTCAGCGCCCGAGTCGACCGAAGCCGACCCGGACGCTGCGTAG
- a CDS encoding helix-turn-helix domain-containing protein has translation MTQRCFDDEEDDVPEWEDRVKANVAGEVRRRRKEMGWSAQDLADRCERLGYPIPRNVIANMESGRRANLPLVDVMVLAAALETYPVCLIFPVGYVERTQELPFQHLVPTWDALRRFTGDEDMPSYDAGLVPDFEAHDSLVRTALAALEEEERARFAARTAGNRAQQEEAERKQAKYADEAISAKYNLRHLRRDIREEGAIPPHLPLALSDVDPPEPDPNTTPEERV, from the coding sequence ATGACACAACGCTGTTTCGATGATGAAGAGGACGACGTTCCCGAGTGGGAGGACCGGGTCAAGGCCAACGTGGCCGGCGAAGTCCGCCGGAGAAGGAAGGAGATGGGATGGAGCGCGCAGGACCTGGCCGACCGGTGCGAGCGGCTCGGGTATCCCATCCCGCGCAACGTGATCGCCAACATGGAGTCCGGCCGCCGGGCCAACCTCCCCCTCGTGGACGTCATGGTCCTGGCCGCCGCCCTGGAGACGTACCCGGTCTGCCTGATCTTCCCGGTCGGCTACGTCGAACGGACCCAAGAGCTTCCCTTCCAGCACCTCGTGCCCACCTGGGACGCCCTTCGGCGCTTCACCGGCGACGAGGACATGCCCTCGTATGACGCGGGCCTGGTCCCCGACTTCGAAGCGCACGACAGCCTCGTACGCACCGCCCTGGCCGCCCTTGAAGAGGAAGAACGGGCGCGGTTCGCAGCCAGGACAGCAGGCAACCGCGCTCAGCAGGAAGAGGCCGAGCGCAAGCAGGCCAAGTACGCCGACGAGGCCATCTCCGCCAAGTACAACCTCCGCCACCTCCGCCGCGACATCCGCGAGGAGGGCGCCATCCCACCCCACCTGCCACTCGCCCTGAGCGACGTCGACCCACCCGAACCCGACCCCAACACCACCCCGGAGGAACGCGTTTGA